Within Candidatus Angelobacter sp., the genomic segment CACCGGGGTTTCAGCCGGGGTTGCGACGTCGCTTTCGCTCCGGAAGTGATCTCTCCCTGTGGGAGTATCCTGGTTGGCGTCTGTCCACAACCAGCCTCCCGTCAACCAATTATTGGGCGCATAACTTCCCACTCTGTGCTGCGGAAGGTTCGGCTGCTGTGGATCAAACCAACTCCACCAGTAGGGACCACTATTATCGGGCGAGTCCACGACCCAGGCGGAGTACACTGATCCCGGATAGAATCCTTTTGTGGGGCCGCGGAATGGTGAAGGGGGCCGGGCCTTTGGGCTTCGTTCAGGTGCGGCGGGACAGATCGATCCCGCGCCCGGCACGCCCCATTGTTTGGACCACCACTGGCCTTGTGCTGTCTGCGCGTAGGACTGGGGAGCTGAAACGGGAACGGAATCATAGTTGAGGGCCAGACGACCCGAATCGTCGTCAATCGCTATTTTGAAACTCAGGGTGTTCTGGCGCAGATTGCTCAGGCACTTGATCGTATTCGCTTGGTCCTTGGCTTTGGCGAGCGCCCCCAGGAGCAGGCTGGCGAGAATCGCGATTACAGCGATGACGACCAGCAGTTCGATCAAAGTAAATGCCTTCGCGCTTCGGGCCTTTATGGTCTGGAAATCGGGATTCACGGAATATCGGCAAGGCTACTTCAATGCAGTCGTCATTGCCACTCCAGAATTTGCCCGTTGGCCAGCAGTCGCGTGCGTAGGTTCGCGTAGTCAAGCTTCCACGTCGTCGCCTTGTCGTCGATGGCGCGGCAGGCCGCGCAGCGCGAGCCACAGCCCGGCCCCGGTCCAGCCCTGTCAAAGTGAATCAAACCAAACCGGGCCAGACCCGGGGCAAACGCGTGACAGGCGCCATCACTTTTGGCAGAGTGTTCGCATGAAAGCCGTTCCTGAATCCGGTTCCAGTCGGTGCAAGCAGGCCTTGAAGCATGATGGAGTCAACCATGCCGGCGAAGAAATCCCGCGCCGGGAATTCCTCAAGCGCGGTATCGGCGCGACTACCGCCGTCGCCGCCCTCGGTGGATTGCTTCCGGCAACAGCGGCCCTCGAGGAATCTCAGCCGGCGGGAAAAATGATTGGCATCCAGGTCGGGGCGGTCTCGTTCGTGGACGAAGGTGTCGGGCAGGTGCTCGATCTCCTGCACGAGCGGGCCGCAGTGGATACCATTTTCCTGACCACGTTCACTTATGGCCGCGGTCTGGGCGGACGGCAGATTCCGGGCCAGCCCTTTCCGGATCACGGCAAACAGGAGTCGGACGAGAAAACCTTTCACGGAGGTAATTACGCCACGCCGCACGCGGAGTTTTACCGGAACACGGCACTGAAACAGACGCGCGCGCCGGACCACGGCGACCTGGACATCGTGGCGGCCGTCCTGCCCGAGGCACGGAAGCGCGGCATGAAATTGTTTTGTTCGATCGAGGACGTGTTCCGTTCGGACGTACCGGGCGTGAAGGAAGTGGCAGAAGTGGACCTGCGGGGCCGCCGCACGGGCACGCTCTGTCTGTTTCATCCCGACGTGCGGGCGTTCTGGACCGGGCTCGCGGCCGATCTCTGCGAATCTTATGACATTGACGGCGTCCTGTTTTTCAACGAGCGCAACGGGCCGTTGTTGAACGCGCTCGGCGCGAGCCACGCGCAAAGCATCGCTTCATCGCGCGTCACGTGCTTTTGCGAACACCACCAGGCGGCGGCGCGCGCGGCGGGCATCAATTTCGAACGCGCGCGCGAGGGCTATACGAAGCTCGACCAGTTCGTACAGGCCGCGCTCAAAGACCAGCGTCCGAGTGACGGTTACTTTGTCGAGTTCTGGCGGTTGCTGGTCGAGTGGCCGGAAATCATCGCCTGGGACCACCTCTTTGACCAGGGTAAACACCAGGTTCTTGCCGAGGTCAATGCGACGGTGAAATCAATCCGCAACGGACTGCAGGTCGGTTTTCACATCGAGCACGTGAACTCGTTCAACCCGATCTTTCGCGCCACGCGCCGGTACGATGAGCTGGCGAAGAAGGCGGATTTCCTGAAGGTGGTGGTCTATAACAACTGCGGGGGCGAACGTTACGCCAATTTCATCCGCAATGTCGGCTCGACGGTCTTCCGCGACGTGCCGAAGGGCGAACTGCTCGGGTTCAACAATCATCTGCTGAACTACGGGAATGAAGCGAGCCTCGAAGGACTGGCCGCGGCCGGTTTGTCGCCGGATTATGTGGCACGCGAAACGAAACGCGCGCTCGACGGAGTCCAGGGCAAATGCCGCATCCTGCCCGGCATCGACATCGGCATCCCTACGGGCAGAAACTCGCGCAAGGCCGCGCCGGACGATAGCTGTGCCGCGACCGCCGCCGCCCTGAAAGCGGGCGCGCAGGGCATCATTCTGTCGCGCAAATATTCCGAAATGCGGCTGGCCAATCTCGACGCAGCGGGCAAGGCCGTCCGTGAATTCGCAAAATAAAAATCATCGTTTATGCGCCGCAAGGTTGTTTCAGAAATCTGTGTTGTGGTGGTCCTGACCATTTGCACCCGCGGCGCCGAACCGGCGGTTCATTCTCCGCCGGGCAACTCCTCCAGGCAACTCCGCGAGTATCGCGACTTCGCGATGGTCCATGACGGAAACGCGGTTCACGGCAGGGAACTTTTCGCTTCCGAGCAGCGGGCCGCCTGTGTGAAATGTCATTCGGTGGATGGCAGCAGCGGCAAGGCAGGGCCGGACCTGTTCGCGGTCGGGGACAAGCTGCCGCGGATGGAATTGATTCGCGCCGTGCTCGAGCCATCGGCGGAGATCGCGGTGGGTTACGGCACAACGATCGTGGAGACAAAGTCCGGCGAACAGTTTCAGGGCGTTCTCAAGGACGCGACCGCCGAGGCGATTGAACTGATGGGCGCGGACGGCCAGCGGGTCCGCATCGCCACCCGTGACATCCGCGAGCAGCGCGGCAGCAACGTGTCGCTCATGCCCGAAGGTTTGCAGGCCGGGTTGTCGCTGCAGGAGTTCACCGATCTGGTCGAATATCTCGTCACGCTCAAACAGCCGGAGTCAGCGCTCACGAGCAATCGCGGCATGCCCGTTGA encodes:
- a CDS encoding type II secretion system protein; translated protein: MNPDFQTIKARSAKAFTLIELLVVIAVIAILASLLLGALAKAKDQANTIKCLSNLRQNTLSFKIAIDDDSGRLALNYDSVPVSAPQSYAQTAQGQWWSKQWGVPGAGSICPAAPERSPKARPPSPFRGPTKGFYPGSVYSAWVVDSPDNSGPYWWSWFDPQQPNLPQHRVGSYAPNNWLTGGWLWTDANQDTPTGRDHFRSESDVATPAETPVFADGIYWGGWAGWWSGPIATDFPARNLVNGFSSGLSHGMAAFTIPRHGSRPSQISTNYPPNAKLPGAINMTFYDGHAEAVKLERLWQFSWHRDYRPPAKRPGLQ